One genomic window of Streptomyces sp. NBC_01498 includes the following:
- a CDS encoding NAD(P)/FAD-dependent oxidoreductase, with amino-acid sequence MVGAGYAGLMCALRLAPYAHVTLVDPADRFTERVRLHERASGRPDVTHALAPWLRPAGITHVAARATAIDTGAREVRTDDGRTLPYDRLVHALGSRTRTTGDHERAYTVESAAELHKRLRDTPGSLTVVGGGLTGIELAAELGETHPHWRVGLLTEGVVGPGLSERGRAHVRAALTTRGVRLEEGRRATGPDDIDADVVVWAASMTPNSEVARAAGIALDARGRVEVDAALRSVSHPEVYAVGDSAAGHTATAGPLRMGCAAALPSGSQAAGAIVADLRGEEPKPLNFSYSIQCLSLGRRDGLVQFVRADDSPRDRVLTGRPAAYVKEGIVRGTVGVLKQASRRPGLISHIPGFA; translated from the coding sequence GTGGTCGGCGCGGGCTACGCGGGGCTGATGTGCGCGCTGCGCCTCGCCCCGTACGCCCACGTCACCCTCGTCGACCCGGCCGACCGGTTCACCGAACGTGTACGGCTCCACGAACGCGCGTCCGGCCGCCCCGACGTGACCCACGCCCTCGCCCCCTGGCTCCGCCCGGCCGGCATCACCCATGTCGCCGCCCGCGCCACGGCGATCGACACCGGGGCCCGCGAGGTCCGTACGGACGACGGCAGGACCCTTCCGTACGACCGGCTGGTCCACGCCCTCGGCAGCCGCACCCGCACCACCGGCGACCACGAACGCGCCTACACGGTCGAGTCCGCCGCCGAACTCCACAAGCGCCTCCGGGACACCCCCGGCTCCCTGACCGTCGTAGGAGGCGGCCTCACCGGCATCGAACTGGCCGCCGAACTCGGCGAGACCCACCCCCACTGGCGCGTCGGCCTCCTTACGGAGGGCGTCGTCGGGCCCGGCCTCTCGGAACGGGGTCGCGCCCATGTCCGCGCCGCCCTCACCACCCGGGGCGTACGCCTCGAAGAGGGCCGCCGCGCCACCGGCCCCGACGACATCGACGCCGACGTGGTCGTCTGGGCCGCCTCGATGACCCCCAACTCCGAGGTGGCGCGCGCCGCCGGGATCGCCCTCGACGCCCGGGGCCGCGTCGAGGTCGACGCGGCGCTGCGGTCGGTGTCCCACCCGGAGGTGTACGCGGTGGGCGACTCGGCGGCCGGGCACACCGCCACGGCCGGTCCGCTCCGCATGGGCTGCGCCGCCGCGCTCCCCTCCGGTTCCCAGGCGGCGGGCGCGATCGTCGCCGACCTGCGGGGCGAGGAGCCGAAGCCGCTGAACTTCTCGTACTCCATCCAGTGCCTGAGCCTGGGCCGCCGGGACGGACTCGTCCAGTTCGTCCGGGCCGACGACTCGCCCCGCGACCGCGTCCTCACCGGGCGCCCGGCGGCGTACGTGAAGGAAGGCATCGTCCGGGGCACGGTCGGGGTCCTGAAGCAGGCGTCCCGCCGGCCCGGCCTGATCTCGCACATCCCGGGCTTCGCCTGA
- the sigJ gene encoding RNA polymerase sigma factor SigJ: MADLADFEHERTRLWGIAYRITGSVADADDAVQETWLRWQRIPDGEADDPRPYLTTVVSRICYDQLGSARARRESYVGPWLPEPVVTEGGPEDRVTLDESVGFAMLTVLERLTPAERTAFILHDVFAVPFKEIADVVGRTPASVRQLASRARRRVRDKAPRRAVDRGEHRRAVDAFLSAVTGGDFDGLLAILDPEVVWRTDGGGKVTAARLPVVGAEKAARFSRHLMRDFDPRTMRVAVREVNGAPGLLFTDPLRGRVVVFAFHVQDGLITEIGAVVNPEKLRHLDPGEL, from the coding sequence ATGGCAGACCTGGCGGACTTCGAACACGAGCGCACGAGGCTCTGGGGCATCGCGTACCGCATCACCGGCTCCGTCGCCGACGCCGACGACGCCGTGCAGGAGACCTGGCTGCGCTGGCAGCGCATCCCCGACGGGGAGGCGGACGACCCCCGGCCGTATCTGACGACCGTCGTCAGCCGCATCTGCTACGACCAGCTCGGCTCCGCGCGCGCCCGCCGCGAGTCGTACGTCGGGCCCTGGCTGCCCGAACCGGTGGTCACCGAGGGCGGGCCCGAGGACCGGGTCACGCTGGACGAGTCCGTCGGATTCGCGATGCTCACCGTGCTGGAACGGCTGACCCCGGCCGAACGCACCGCGTTCATCCTGCACGACGTCTTCGCCGTGCCCTTCAAGGAGATCGCCGACGTGGTGGGCCGTACGCCCGCCTCCGTAAGGCAGTTGGCCTCCCGCGCCCGCCGCCGCGTCCGGGACAAGGCGCCGCGCCGCGCCGTCGACCGGGGCGAACACCGGAGAGCCGTCGACGCGTTCCTGTCCGCCGTGACGGGCGGCGACTTCGACGGGCTGCTCGCGATCCTCGACCCCGAGGTGGTGTGGCGCACCGACGGCGGCGGCAAGGTCACCGCGGCCCGGCTGCCCGTGGTCGGCGCGGAAAAGGCCGCCCGCTTCTCACGGCACCTCATGCGCGACTTCGACCCCCGCACCATGCGCGTCGCCGTACGGGAGGTCAACGGCGCGCCCGGCCTGCTGTTCACCGACCCGCTCCGCGGGCGGGTCGTCGTCTTCGCCTTCCACGTCCAGGACGGGCTGATCACCGAGATCGGCGCCGTCGTCAACCCGGAGAAACTGCGCCACCTCGACCCCGGGGAGCTGTGA
- a CDS encoding class I SAM-dependent methyltransferase, with protein MTDRALSFDSVAGQYDSARPGYPPALLDTVEHLSGRPLRGARVLDIGAGTGIATRLLRARGADVTAVEPGPGMAAVLRATEPGTPLVRAFGDALPFADASADLVTYAQSWHWTDPARALPEALRVLRPGGALALWWNIADTTVPWIAAQEERLLGLSGHGAHSSDGHRAENLPDGQRRERRVLRWTRTVPLATHLANLDSHSRFRLIGEEATAACLARERAELLTVFPDGMVEEAYAVELTVTLRPPASSSVGDPPSER; from the coding sequence ATGACCGATCGCGCGCTCTCCTTCGACTCCGTCGCCGGGCAGTACGACTCCGCCAGGCCCGGCTACCCACCCGCACTGCTCGACACCGTCGAGCACCTGTCCGGCCGCCCCCTCCGGGGCGCCCGCGTCCTCGACATCGGCGCCGGGACCGGCATCGCCACCCGCCTGCTGCGGGCACGCGGCGCCGACGTCACCGCCGTCGAACCCGGCCCCGGCATGGCCGCCGTACTCCGCGCCACCGAGCCCGGCACCCCGCTGGTCAGGGCCTTCGGCGACGCCCTGCCCTTCGCGGACGCGTCCGCCGACCTGGTGACATACGCCCAGTCCTGGCACTGGACCGACCCCGCCCGCGCCCTCCCCGAGGCCCTGCGGGTACTGCGCCCCGGCGGCGCGCTCGCCCTGTGGTGGAACATCGCCGACACCACCGTGCCCTGGATCGCCGCCCAGGAGGAACGCCTGCTCGGGCTCTCCGGCCACGGAGCCCACAGCTCCGACGGACACCGCGCCGAGAACCTCCCCGACGGCCAGCGGCGCGAACGCCGCGTCCTGCGCTGGACGCGCACCGTGCCCCTCGCCACCCACCTCGCCAACCTCGACAGCCACTCCCGCTTCCGCCTGATCGGCGAAGAGGCCACCGCCGCCTGCCTCGCCCGGGAACGCGCCGAACTGCTCACCGTCTTCCCGGACGGCATGGTCGAGGAGGCGTACGCGGTCGAACTGACCGTCACACTTCGTCCCCCCGCGTCGTCATCCGTGGGAGACCCGCCGTCCGAGCGCTGA